AAGGCATTTGGGTGAAAGTTCCCTTTACTCTTCTATCAATTTTATTGCGACTTCTATCCCAAACATAATCTACATTTTCCCATTTCTCTCGCAGCACATCTTTCTTTTCTCCGTTGCTTAATTCTACTATTACTAATTCAGGTTGGCAATCTATAACTTTTGCAATCGTACCATTTACCCAATGTCCTTCGGGATTATTTTTTATAAATACAACTTGTGCTCCTGGACGTAAAAATAAATCTTCATCCGTAGGCATGTGTCGTGTATTGATGTCGCCTTCAATGGCTGCGGTGTAGCGGGTTTCGGGCGTATTGATTCTTGCCAATTGCATATCATTAATAGACGAGGCACGTGCATTAATGGTACATAATGCAACACTATAATCATCGCCTTTAAATGAATATCTTGGATTGAATCTGCTATTCAAATCTTCGAGTGTTTGAGCATCGGCTTCGTTCTTTCTAATCTTATCTAACAAACCAATAAAATACGGATCACTTTGTCTATATACTTTTTTTAATTCGAGGCAATGAACAAAATATTGTTTGAATACTGAAGCACTAAAAAAATAAGGAGAATCATAATGTTGCCCATACATATATTTTTCAAGTTCGGTATTTGTCACCACAGGTTCCAACTGGAATGGATCGCCTATCATCACCACTTGTTTGCCACCAAAAGGTTTGTCGGGCTGACGAAGATTTAATCGCAAACTTTGGTCGATGCCATCCACCAAATCTGCACGCAACATCGATATTTCATCTATGATAATCGTA
The sequence above is drawn from the Bacteroidota bacterium genome and encodes:
- a CDS encoding AAA family ATPase, with product MKEIKSHSDNPTFGRTIDALENTNDSFLITGKAGTGKSTLLREFVANTKKNVLVLAPTGIAAVNAGGQTIHSAFLFPLRPLVPDDEEIKIFNKNTPRGKVLLNVDTIIIDEISMLRADLVDGIDQSLRLNLRQPDKPFGGKQVVMIGDPFQLEPVVTNTELEKYMYGQHYDSPYFFSASVFKQYFVHCLELKKVYRQSDPYFIGLLDKIRKNEADAQTLEDLNSRFNPRYSFKGDDYSVALCTINARASSINDMQLARINTPETRYTAAIEGDINTRHMPTDEDLFLRPGAQVVFIKNNPEGHWVNGTIAKVIDCQPELVIVELSNGEKKDVLREKWENVDYVWDRSRNKIDRRVKGTFTQMPFKLAWAMTIHKSQGLTFDNIVVDLTGGTFSHGQLYVALSRCRTLDGITLTQRIRQEDIIVDQRVVDFVARYDIEG